In candidate division KSB1 bacterium, the following proteins share a genomic window:
- a CDS encoding HEAT repeat domain-containing protein — EKVRKKCIFGIGQVRGSKALDTLHKIAKTDRDPKMQAYAVFWIGQRGGAETLDILLDIFKNETDRKVREKVIFSISQTGGSRAAKILQQIAKDDSDAKSQEKAIFWLGQQGDSQTVDLLMEIYNITKNRKAREKVIFSLSQIGGGRATKLLEQIAKDDSDEKAQEKAIFWIGQRQGSETLDTLLEIFNTIKNRKAKEKVVFSVSQIGGSRASDILVDFAKNSSDPEIQEKAIFWLGQRGGSENMSLLVEIYDSSSSIKVRKKILSSCGQMGSKASVDFLIKVAKSEDDIELRKKAIFWLGQSNDAKAKKALLEIINQ; from the coding sequence TGAGAAAGTACGAAAAAAATGCATTTTCGGGATTGGCCAGGTCAGGGGTTCCAAAGCGCTTGATACCTTGCACAAGATAGCAAAAACCGATAGAGACCCGAAAATGCAGGCGTATGCGGTTTTCTGGATTGGTCAGCGCGGCGGTGCTGAAACCCTCGACATTTTATTGGATATTTTCAAGAACGAGACCGACCGCAAAGTCAGGGAAAAGGTCATCTTTTCTATCAGCCAGACCGGCGGCAGTCGTGCTGCAAAAATTCTGCAGCAAATTGCGAAAGACGATTCCGATGCAAAGTCGCAGGAGAAAGCAATTTTTTGGCTCGGCCAGCAGGGTGATTCACAGACAGTAGACCTGCTGATGGAGATTTACAACATAACCAAAAATCGAAAAGCGCGGGAGAAAGTTATTTTTTCACTCAGTCAAATCGGCGGCGGCCGGGCAACAAAACTTCTCGAGCAAATCGCGAAAGATGATTCGGATGAAAAGGCCCAGGAGAAGGCGATTTTCTGGATTGGCCAGCGACAGGGATCGGAAACTCTGGACACTCTTTTGGAAATATTCAATACCATCAAAAATCGTAAAGCCAAGGAGAAGGTCGTATTCTCTGTGAGTCAAATAGGCGGCAGTCGCGCCAGCGATATTCTGGTTGATTTTGCCAAAAACAGCTCCGATCCTGAAATTCAGGAAAAGGCAATCTTCTGGCTCGGCCAAAGGGGCGGCTCAGAGAACATGAGTCTGTTAGTTGAGATTTACGACTCCAGTTCCAGCATAAAAGTACGCAAAAAAATCCTCTCATCTTGCGGTCAGATGGGTTCAAAAGCGTCGGTCGATTTTTTGATAAAAGTAGCCAAAAGCGAAGACGACATCGAGTTGAGAAAAAAGGCGATCTTCTGGCTGGGCCAGTCAAATGATGCGAAGGCTAAAAAGGCGCTGTTGGAGATAATTAATCAATAA